Proteins from a genomic interval of Phlebotomus papatasi isolate M1 chromosome 3, Ppap_2.1, whole genome shotgun sequence:
- the LOC129805157 gene encoding KIF-binding protein: MPVDKEKLSELKERYDKSIRLMEEDSKSDPETEPFRSHYAARDILLEIKAKLEKLLASVEESDVETKLIYKSLLGFIYKNLGQLYIYVEEITTGRKYLQDCILLLEDFHTNPEAVIPLMGSLNQLGILQANQSETKDAKDTLLRAEKVYLDFNASESAEPLTTINDLLATNLENESGAGRLLLEKTYTLTLYYLAQVVCTLGEGDASRRYCHNTLKRQLEFKDYEPIDWALNAATLSQCFLNPDTLTHARHHLAAATYMMDGFEGRMLKPEMSEEEKAAQLETFKHRYADVNRCWVKYGLYILSHSKERLMDDKDDGGENEKKMKSLTLKDEDAMTFSLDLSIYETKITDQPVLMFEDAKEVYHFVIGHINQAKTYYTAETLASEYAKIVMDLSSMLKYLAFFEENEDDQCKLHKKQADHLEDLVTLLNPTYYLVICREVWYELGITYMTMLDIKLDKLKHNERPSPHALNKVNTLCDKGIKNFGKFIDSFPKIDETTSDEEMQLILYAYFHLGRLYYKKITPDRRMQFVHLENSLKFYNLFLTGCDKRETITKGMKGEIGCCREMVSLLPLKLAQINVSLNS, from the coding sequence ATGCCTGTTGATAAGGAAAAATTGAGTGAGTTGAAGGAGAGATATGATAAGTCTATTCGTCTCATGGAAGAAGATAGCAAAAGTGATCCTGAAACCGAACCCTTCAGATCACACTATGCTGCCAGGGATATTCTTCTGGAGATTAAAGCCAAACTGGAAAAACTCTTGGCCAGCGTTGAGGAGAGTGATGTGGAGACGAAATTAATCTATAAGTCTCTACTGGGATTCATCTACAAGAACCTTGGGCAGCTGTACATCTACGTAGAGGAGATAACAACTGGAAGGAAATATCTGCAGGATTGTATCCTTTTGCTTGAGGATTTCCATACTAATCCTGAAGCTGTCATTCCACTTATGGGATCACTCAATCAACTGGGCATCCTTCAGGCCAATCAGAGTGAAACCAAAGATGCCAAGGATACTCTCCTGAGGGCAGAAAAAGTCTATTTGGACTTCAATGCATCTGAGAGTGCTGAGCCTCTAACAACTATAAATGATTTGTTAGCAACTAATTTGGAGAATGAATCTGGAGCAGGGAGGCTTTTGTTGGAAAAGACTTACACACTTACACTGTACTACCTGGCCCAGGTGGTTTGTACGCTCGGAGAAGGAGATGCTTCGAGGAGATATTGCCATAACACTCTCAAACGTCAGCTGGAGTTTAAGGATTACGAACCTATTGATTGGGCATTAAATGCTGCAACGCTGTCTCAGTGTTTTTTGAATCCGGATACCCTGACCCATGCTAGGCATCATCTGGCTGCAGCAACGTACATGATGGATGGATTTGAGGGGAGGATGCTTAAACCCGAGATGTCAGAGGAAGAAAAGGCAGCACAACTGGAAACATTCAAACATCGCTATGCTGATGTGAATAGGTGCTGGGTAAAGTATGGGCTGTATATCCTATCTCACAGTAAAGAACGTCTAATGGATGATAAGGATGACGGAGGTGAGAATGAGAAGAAAATGAAGTCCTTAACACTGAAAGATGAAGATGCCATGACCTTTTCGCTGGATTTATCGATTTACGAAACCAAGATCACTGATCAACCGGTCCTTATGTTTGAAGATGCCAAGGAGGTATACCACTTTGTGATAGGGCATATCAATCAAGCCAAAACTTACTACACCGCCGAAACTCTAGCTTCAGAGTATGCCAAAATAGTCATGGATTTATCCTCGATGCTGAAATATTTAGCCTTCTTTGAGGAAAATGAGGATGACCAGTGTAAGTTGCACAAAAAGCAAGCTGATCATCTTGAGGATCTAGTTACACTCCTGAACCCTACGTACTACTTAGTAATTTGTAGGGAGGTTTGGTACGAACTTGGGATTACTTATATGACTATGCTGGATATCAAATTGGATAAACTGAAGCACAATGAGCGTCCGTCTCCGCATGCCCTCAATAAAGTTAATACTCTCTGTGATAAGGGCATCAAGAACTTTGGTAAATTCATCGACTCCTTCCCCAAAATCGATGAGACAACAAGTGATGAAGAGATGCAGTTGATCCTGTACGCTTACTTCCATCTCGGAAGGCTTTACTACAAGAAAATCACTCCAGACAGGAGGATGCAGTTTGTCCATCTGGAAAATAGCCTTAAGTTCTACAATCTCTTCCTCACGGGCTGTGATAAGAGAGAAACCATAACGAAGGGTATGAAGGGCGAGATTGGATGCTGCAGGGAAATGGTCAGCTTACTGCCCCTAAAACTAGCACAAATCAATGTCTCGCTCAATTCTTAA
- the LOC129807700 gene encoding uncharacterized protein LOC129807700, with product MTAEVQPVNPEDLKALKERMQLIAEADPTQYHNEFSLKRYLRAFKTVDAAFQAILKTNKWRETYGVKDLEQLPAIQNNLLKARVLNHRDITGRPVIYIPAKNHNTSERDIDELTKFIVFCLEKACQKCFEEVTDNLCIVFDLAEFSTSCMDYQLVKNLIWLLSKHYPERLGACLILNSPTIFSTIWPVIRGWLDENTSSKVFFVNSEEELCKYLIPDILPNDM from the exons ATGACAGCTGAGGTACAACCTGTTAATCCTGAGGACCTCAAGGCGCTCAAGGAGCGGATGCAGCTTATTGCCGAAGCTGATCCTACTCAGTATCACAATGAATTTTCACTCAAGAGATACTTAAGAGCCTTCAAGACCGTAGACGCGGCTTTTCAG GCCATTCTCAAAACCAACAAATGGCGTGAGACCTACGGTGTTAAGGATCTTGAACAATTGCCTGCCATTCAGAACAATTTGCTTAAGGCTAGGGTCCTGAATCACAGAGATATCACAGGAAGACCAGTCATTTATATACCAGCAAAGAATCACAATACATCCGAGAGGGATATTGACGAACTAACAAAGTTCATTGTCTTCTGCTTG GAGAAAGCGTGTCAGAAATGCTTCGAGGAAGTCACAGATAATCTGTGCATTGTCTTTGACCTAGCTGAGTTCAGCACATCTTGTATGGACTACCAGCTCGTGAAGAACCTCATTTGGCTTCTAAGCAAGCACTACCCAGAACGTTTGGGTGCTTGTCTCATCCTAAACTCACCCACGATATTTTCGACCATTTGGCCGGTGATACGTGGGTGGTTGGATGAAAACACTTCCAGTAAAGTGTTCTTCGTGAATTCCGAAGAGGAACTGTGCAAGTACCTCATTCCTGACATCCTACCCAATGACATGTAG
- the LOC129807696 gene encoding cytosolic endo-beta-N-acetylglucosaminidase isoform X2, with protein sequence MDTNCVQGVDGVECHPLTSNAELFSFRRNPIKWNELVEPLAPRSRPRKLGDAFGMMSFMDPPQQEYMMEDKRPEVLVCHDLAGNYRADRFVDGAEKWDDYRFYHWAGIDYFCYFSHNYITIPPLQWINAAHRHGVKVLGTFITESGAGEKIMAEVLQSEDNMIRVVDELVFITNHCQFDGWLINIECQVIPEKIPLLKQFVSYLTGEIRRTVGGLVVWYDSVIENGTVLWQNEINFKNSSFFEVCDAILLNYNWNEKNLDDTEGFLSLKYPGRKKNVFVGIDVFGRGQVAQFKTHETLEKIAKRGLSIGLFAIGWTFEAMQNDSVDIFSERGNTECNEAFFRRNNRFYASFWNYLYTSGPCELPFYTSFCVGSGLVRRELGVIVSSSPWFNLRLQQPQMSTPIDHTYIEHHFEDSFDGGSCLRITSVSPRVYRLFCVDFNCTNDILFSFALKRSNKDIDLDIILFIVDATTEKRCRVVLAEDFLYTERVTWPGNCSMKPLIEDNLLHVQHFLNRSNEKHIPVRSDINGWETRFYYLSFDSTVVPHIIDIGVRIRGQPFGGHWINLGAIGIHAGVINNLEYEKIERDQFV encoded by the exons ATGGATACAAACTGCGTCCAGGGAGTGG ATGGAGTTGAGTGTCATCCATTGACATCAAATGCCGAGTTATTTAGCTTCCGACGCAATCCAATCAAGTGGAATGAACTTGTGGAGCCACTGGCACCTAGGAGTAGACCTAGGAAACTGGGAGATGCATTTGGGATGATGTCCTTTATGGATCCACCTCAGCAGGAGTATATGATGGAGGATAAGCGGCCGGAAGTATTGGTGTGCCACGATTTGGCGGGAAACTATCGAGCGGATAGATTTGTGGATGGGGCTGAGAAATGGGATGACTACAGATTCTACCATTGGGCTGGAATTGACTACTTCTGCTACTTCAGTCACAACTACATCACCATCCCACCTCTTCAGTGGATTAACGCTGCCCACAGACATGGCGTTAAAGTTCTCGGAACTTTTATCACAGAATCCGGCGCTGGGGAAAAAATTATGGCAGAAGTCCTGCAATCTGAGGACAATATGATACGTGTCGTTGATGAACTAGTCTTCATCACCAACCACTGCCAATTTGACGGATGGCTCATTAACATCGAATGCCAGGTCATCCCGGAAAAGATTCCCTTGCTCAA GCAATTTGTAAGTTACCTAACTGGAGAGATTCGTAGGACTGTGGGGGGCCTAGTTGTCTGGTATGACAGCGTCATTGAGAATGGAACGGTTCTCTGGCAAAATGAGATAAACTTCAAGAATAGTAGCTTTTTCGAAGTCTGTGACGCCATTCTCCTCAACTACAACTGGAATGAGAAAAATCTAGACGACACCGAAGGATTTCTGTCCCTAAAGTACCCTGGGCGGAAGAAAAATGTTTTCGTTGGAATTGATGTGTTTGGCAGAGGACAAGTGGCTCAATTCAAAACCCACGAAACTCTcgagaaaattgcaaaaagagGCCTGAGCATTGGATTATTTGCCATTGGGTGGACCTTTGAGGCCATGCAGAATGATTCCGTAGACATTTTTTCAGAACGTGGCAATACAGAATGCAATGAGGCCTTCTTCCGTCGGAACAATCGCTTCTACGCATCGTTCTGGAACTACCTGTATACCAGTGGACCCTGCGAGCTTCCATTCTACACATCTTTCTGCGTAGGATCCGGACTAGTGAGGAGAGAACTCGGAGTGATAGTTTCGTCATCTCCTTGGTTCAATCTCCGCCTTCAGCAACCTCAAATGTCTACTCCAATTGATCACACCTACATAGAACATCATTTTGAGGACAGTTTTGACGGAGGGTCCTGCTTAAGAATCACGAGCGTCTCTCCGAGAGTCTATCGACTATTCTGCGTGGATTTCAACTGTACAAATGACATTTTGTTCTCATTCGCTCTCAAAAGGAGCAACAAGGATATCGATCTCGATATTATACTATTTATTGTTGATGCTACGACTGAAAAACGTTGCCGAGTTGTCTTGGCTGAGGATTTCTTGTACACAGAAAGGGTCACATGGCCTGGAAATTGCAGCATGAAGCCTCTGATTGAGGATAATTTACTACACGTGCAGCATTTCTTGAACAGATCCAATGAGAAACACATTCCAGTAAGGAGTGATATAAATGGATGGGAAACAAG ATTCTACTACCTGAGCTTCGATTCAACCGTTGTACCTCATATTATTGACATTGGAGTGCGTATTCGAGGGCAACCATTCGGAGGACATTGGATAAATCTAGGGGCAATTGGAATCCATGCAGGAGTAATTAATAACCTCGAATACGAGAAG ATCGAGCGTGATCAATTTGTGTAA
- the LOC129807696 gene encoding cytosolic endo-beta-N-acetylglucosaminidase isoform X1 gives MDTNCVQGVDGVECHPLTSNAELFSFRRNPIKWNELVEPLAPRSRPRKLGDAFGMMSFMDPPQQEYMMEDKRPEVLVCHDLAGNYRADRFVDGAEKWDDYRFYHWAGIDYFCYFSHNYITIPPLQWINAAHRHGVKVLGTFITESGAGEKIMAEVLQSEDNMIRVVDELVFITNHCQFDGWLINIECQVIPEKIPLLKQFVSYLTGEIRRTVGGLVVWYDSVIENGTVLWQNEINFKNSSFFEVCDAILLNYNWNEKNLDDTEGFLSLKYPGRKKNVFVGIDVFGRGQVAQFKTHETLEKIAKRGLSIGLFAIGWTFEAMQNDSVDIFSERGNTECNEAFFRRNNRFYASFWNYLYTSGPCELPFYTSFCVGSGLVRRELGVIVSSSPWFNLRLQQPQMSTPIDHTYIEHHFEDSFDGGSCLRITSVSPRVYRLFCVDFNCTNDILFSFALKRSNKDIDLDIILFIVDATTEKRCRVVLAEDFLYTERVTWPGNCSMKPLIEDNLLHVQHFLNRSNEKHIPVRSDINGWETRFYYLSFDSTVVPHIIDIGVRIRGQPFGGHWINLGAIGIHAGVINNLEYEKVSDEFSSQNQ, from the exons ATGGATACAAACTGCGTCCAGGGAGTGG ATGGAGTTGAGTGTCATCCATTGACATCAAATGCCGAGTTATTTAGCTTCCGACGCAATCCAATCAAGTGGAATGAACTTGTGGAGCCACTGGCACCTAGGAGTAGACCTAGGAAACTGGGAGATGCATTTGGGATGATGTCCTTTATGGATCCACCTCAGCAGGAGTATATGATGGAGGATAAGCGGCCGGAAGTATTGGTGTGCCACGATTTGGCGGGAAACTATCGAGCGGATAGATTTGTGGATGGGGCTGAGAAATGGGATGACTACAGATTCTACCATTGGGCTGGAATTGACTACTTCTGCTACTTCAGTCACAACTACATCACCATCCCACCTCTTCAGTGGATTAACGCTGCCCACAGACATGGCGTTAAAGTTCTCGGAACTTTTATCACAGAATCCGGCGCTGGGGAAAAAATTATGGCAGAAGTCCTGCAATCTGAGGACAATATGATACGTGTCGTTGATGAACTAGTCTTCATCACCAACCACTGCCAATTTGACGGATGGCTCATTAACATCGAATGCCAGGTCATCCCGGAAAAGATTCCCTTGCTCAA GCAATTTGTAAGTTACCTAACTGGAGAGATTCGTAGGACTGTGGGGGGCCTAGTTGTCTGGTATGACAGCGTCATTGAGAATGGAACGGTTCTCTGGCAAAATGAGATAAACTTCAAGAATAGTAGCTTTTTCGAAGTCTGTGACGCCATTCTCCTCAACTACAACTGGAATGAGAAAAATCTAGACGACACCGAAGGATTTCTGTCCCTAAAGTACCCTGGGCGGAAGAAAAATGTTTTCGTTGGAATTGATGTGTTTGGCAGAGGACAAGTGGCTCAATTCAAAACCCACGAAACTCTcgagaaaattgcaaaaagagGCCTGAGCATTGGATTATTTGCCATTGGGTGGACCTTTGAGGCCATGCAGAATGATTCCGTAGACATTTTTTCAGAACGTGGCAATACAGAATGCAATGAGGCCTTCTTCCGTCGGAACAATCGCTTCTACGCATCGTTCTGGAACTACCTGTATACCAGTGGACCCTGCGAGCTTCCATTCTACACATCTTTCTGCGTAGGATCCGGACTAGTGAGGAGAGAACTCGGAGTGATAGTTTCGTCATCTCCTTGGTTCAATCTCCGCCTTCAGCAACCTCAAATGTCTACTCCAATTGATCACACCTACATAGAACATCATTTTGAGGACAGTTTTGACGGAGGGTCCTGCTTAAGAATCACGAGCGTCTCTCCGAGAGTCTATCGACTATTCTGCGTGGATTTCAACTGTACAAATGACATTTTGTTCTCATTCGCTCTCAAAAGGAGCAACAAGGATATCGATCTCGATATTATACTATTTATTGTTGATGCTACGACTGAAAAACGTTGCCGAGTTGTCTTGGCTGAGGATTTCTTGTACACAGAAAGGGTCACATGGCCTGGAAATTGCAGCATGAAGCCTCTGATTGAGGATAATTTACTACACGTGCAGCATTTCTTGAACAGATCCAATGAGAAACACATTCCAGTAAGGAGTGATATAAATGGATGGGAAACAAG ATTCTACTACCTGAGCTTCGATTCAACCGTTGTACCTCATATTATTGACATTGGAGTGCGTATTCGAGGGCAACCATTCGGAGGACATTGGATAAATCTAGGGGCAATTGGAATCCATGCAGGAGTAATTAATAACCTCGAATACGAGAAGGTGAGTGATGAATTTTCCTCTCAAAATCAATGA